Genomic window (Candidatus Babeliales bacterium):
GATTATCAGGTAAAAACTGCTTTAAAATATCTATTGTTTTGTGAGGATTGAATATGATCATCGATAAAGGCACTTTATTAAGATTTATTTATTTACTATAATAATACATATTAGTTAAAAAAATATTATTTCACAAGGGGAATTTTCTTATGTCTGATATCAGAAAAATACAACAAAAGAGATCATTTTTTTTTATTGTTATTACGACTATTACATTCAATTGGCAATGTTATGGAATGTATACTGCTGGATTAACACTTGCGGAGAAATTAGCAGCAGCTAATCTATCTGCAGCAGGGACATCTAGTGACCCCTTATATTTGGTTATCAAACACACAAGAAAGAATACAGCCCCTGATACAGCATCAACAGAAACGTTGTCTTCGAGACTTTTTTGGACTTTACTCCAAATTGCGCTCAGTGTGGGAGTGCCGTATATATTTAATAAATTAACTGAAGATCCTGAAGTAATCAATCTTACCAAACAAGAAAGACAAATAGAGCTTGAGTTAAAAAATCATCCTAATTATGTTGAAGTAACGCTATTACAAGAACAGAGTAAAGCAGCAAGCCGCTTAAATGATAATGAAGAAAGAAGACAGCAGTTAGTGCTTCAAGATTTACAACGTCGTTTACATGTTGAGCAAAAAATAAATGAATACAGAGAATGCGCTAAAACAGGTACAACTCCAACCGAGCGAGATGGTTGTCAACAAATATATGAAAGTTATCTCAACAATTATAATATCTATTTTTCTAGTAAATAATTACAAAAAAGAAAGAGCCTTCTTAAATTTAAGAAGGCTCTTTCTTTTTTGTAACAGTTTATGAATCAACTACTAACTCTTTTTTTTACTACAACTTATCATTGACCCTGATGTACACGCTTTAAGCCCTTCTAATGCTAATCCTTTTAATGCTACATATGTCATAATTGTTCGAACGCATGCTCCAATATGCTTATTTTCCTTACCTGTCTTAGGATCAATAGGGTCTGTAATAACATCACCTAAAAGTGGTATATAACGTGCGCAACGAGCAATTCTATCAGAATGTGCTCCAAAAGCAACAACGCCAACAGCAATTTTAATTAAATTTTCTGCTAAATCTGACCCTGAACCATTACTAGCTGATACATATTCAGCACCAATTACCATTGTAATTGCCGCACCAGCTTTTACTAAAAGTAATTTTGTGTCCGGATCTTTTTCAGCCTCTGCATATTCTTTGTTCATATCTTTAGCATAACTTCCACCAGCACCTATAGCTCCAATTCCTGCAATAATTGCAGCAGTTTTTATTGTACCAGCGTTTATTGTGATAGAATTAGTTAATCCAGAAAATAATACAACATTTAGAACGAGTAATAATTTTTTTTGCATAAATATGTCCTTAAAAAACGTGAATAAAATATTTTTTTATTATGGTAATAATAACTAGGTTCTGTTGATCTATCGTTTGAATTTTTCCTTTCTAATTTATAAAAAAATTATTTTTCTACAGCGCTTAGTATAATATATAAAAGAAAAAATTGTATTCTACTTTCTAAATTTATAATTTTTTTTCTTTTTATAAAAATAAATATTATACTGGTGCTATATTATTAATTATATTATTAGACTCATGAAAATAAGCATTATCATTCCCGCGCATAATGAAGAAAATCGCATTGAAAGAACAGTGCGTGCCTATTATCAATTTTTTACAAAAAAAAATATTTCTTTTGAACTTGTTATTGTCCTCAATGGATGCACCGATAAAACTTTTGATGTTATTGAACGTGTACGTAATGATCTAAATGATCACTTAATCATCATTCTTGATTTAGAACAAGCCGGCAAAGGATTTGCTATAAAAGCAGGATTTGCTAATGCCCTAACACGTGATAACGATCTCATTGGATTTGTTGATGCTGATATGGCAACTGCGCCTGATGCATTTTATGATCTTGTTACTAATATCGGCAATAATGATGGCGTTATTGCGAGTCGTTATATCCCTGGAGCGCAAATATATCCCCCTCGTCCTGCATATAAACGTTATGGAAGTCGTATTATTTATGAACCGTTTGTATGGTTGTTATTTGGATTATCATATTATGATTTGCAGTGTGGTGCAAAATTATTTAAACGCGCAGTACTTGAACATATTAATTCACAGTTGACAGTGACTCAATGGGCTTTTGATGTTGAATTACTTTATTTATGTAAAAAATCTCATTACACAATTAGAGAAATTCCAACAACGTGGCATGATCAAGCTGATAGTAAATTAACGTTGCGCGGTGGATTGCGTATGTTTAGCGCTCTTCTTAAAGTTTGGTGGCAACATCAATTTTTTAATTAAAAAATTATGAAGAAAAATTAATAGCAGAAAACGCAGTTGATTTATTTTAACCTGATAATATGAATGTAATGCTACCTGTTACACAACATTAATTATGCATATCAGAACTGTAGTTTCTAAGTTTTTCTGAAAATTTATATAATTCATCAATTTGAGCAAGTTGCCAATAATGTTTTAAAAAAAGGCATTTTGGGTAATAACCAGTAGCTCGATACTGCCTCATAAGCTCTGCTGTTTTTGGATTTTTGTGTAAAATATCGGCTTGTTGTTCATGTATTATTATTAGCTGTTTATAGTTTTTGTTATTCATTATTTGCTCTTGCTTTACATCAGCAAAATATTCTATGGCGTTAATAATATTGTCTTGGATTGTTGCATGTTGTGATGCAATATGTCCTATTTCGTGAGCAAGGGTAGCTTTTTTTTGCTTATCTGATAACGAAAAAAATTTTGGATAAATAATTATAGATGGAAGTTTTTGAGCATCTACCGAACTTATATTATTATTTGTGATGTTTATTTTTGGAATTAATTTGTTAGCGGTAGCAATTCTATTATGATTTTCATTATTTGGTTCTAATGAAATTATTATTTCGATATTACTTGGGTGAACATTAGTATCTTCAAACAAAAAAAATAGTTCTGAGTCTAATTGCATGGGAACTATATGGCTATGTGGTTGAGACATGTATATTGTTGAAAGTTCTAAAAATTGATTAAAAAATGCGATCTCGCTTTGTAACTCTTCCTTAGTTGCACCAAAATCAATTGCAATATTTTCAATTGTTGTTTTTTGTTTATTAATCAGATTTTTTCTTATATTATTGATACGTTGATCTGCTTCATTTTCAAAATAAAGAGCTACTCTTTTATTATGTGTGGTATGAACAAACAATGCGATAACCTCTGATACAATTTTTAATGTACCATCAATCATATTTACACCCATTTTGTAAATTTTTATATTTTCAATACATTTTTTGTATATCTTTTCTCTATATGTTTCTATGCCACATGTCGATGCAAAAAAAGTTATACTCAAAAAAATAAAGACTGCTTTCATAGTTACTGTACTCATTTATTTACCACCTTTATGTTGATTGTTATTAAAACTTTTTTAGTAAAAATATTCAAGCCATGCATAAACTTTCCATAGCATAGCAATGGTAGAAATATGAAAAAAGTGTTCCTCATAGAGATGATCAGGATAATAACTTTTTAAGCGCATTACTTTAAAACATTCAGCAATGTAAGCATCTTTTGTTGCAGAAAATATCTCCGCTTGTGCTTCATGGATACAAGAAAGTCGTTG
Coding sequences:
- a CDS encoding glycosyltransferase encodes the protein MKISIIIPAHNEENRIERTVRAYYQFFTKKNISFELVIVLNGCTDKTFDVIERVRNDLNDHLIIILDLEQAGKGFAIKAGFANALTRDNDLIGFVDADMATAPDAFYDLVTNIGNNDGVIASRYIPGAQIYPPRPAYKRYGSRIIYEPFVWLLFGLSYYDLQCGAKLFKRAVLEHINSQLTVTQWAFDVELLYLCKKSHYTIREIPTTWHDQADSKLTLRGGLRMFSALLKVWWQHQFFN